From Malus sylvestris chromosome 1, drMalSylv7.2, whole genome shotgun sequence:
TTGCGCGCTTCACCAGCTCAGCCGCGTGCCACAGACCCTTCTCCTCCAGCTCCCTCGCGCTGCATTGCGCGCACCCCAGCACGAACGCGTTCCCGTAATACCCACCGGGTAGACTCGGCCTGACTCGGTCACGTACGTTCACGCTGAATAAAATCTTTAGGGTTTGGTTTGGTGGTAGGTTCAATGCTCTTGCCCAACTGCGCCACACGTGGGCGGAGAGGACCTCGAACGACGTGTACGCTGATAACGAGGTACTGGGTCGACTCGTCGACACAGCGAGTTTCTTCAGCtcaattaaatgttttttatgGAAAGTGATCGAGGTGGGGGCGAGTCGTTCGTTGGCGAACCGAGTCACGAAGCCGGAAACGTCCGGGACCTTGCTGAACTCGGGGTGACTCGCCGCCTTGATTATGCGATGATGACATGGATTTAATGCACGATTTACGGGTTGTGGGTCCAGAAGGTGGCGATCCCATACAGGCTTGGGTTTGAACTCGCTAGTGAACCCACGCTTTCCGGCTGCCAGCCCGGCAAACGAATTGAGAAATTCGGCGCTTCCGATCCCGTCGCAGACGCAGTGGTTGAATCCCACGCCAAGTGCCGCCGCTCCATCTTTCAGCCACGTCAGTTGGACAACGAGCGGCGGAGCCCCTTTAAATACGTCAGCCACTTGGAGCGACAATAGCTTCCTCCACTCGGTGACGTAGCGCGGAGCCCGCTCAAAATTAGAGACCGCAACATTGTCGGAGACAGCTTCAATGAACACTGCGCCCTGAGCCCGACATACCACCTCGAGGCTGAAGCCATCGGGCTTGGGGCGCACTCTGCCTGCTAGCGGATAGTAAGGCACCAAAGCCTGAGCTAGTGCAGCCTTGACACGCGACGCAGTCGAGGCCTGATTCAGTTCCGGGCAAGGAGTGTAGACCAAGAGGTACTCGATGGTGAAGCGTAGGAAGAGCTGCGAATCGACGGCGGATAGGTTGAGAATGCAAGGCGGGGTGGGCGCGGAGGGCGTGACCACCACGGCCTCCTTTACACGGACAGAGCTTCCCATATCCTCTACTTTATAATGATCAAATAAATGAAGAATTTAATTAAACCTTGAGTTTTGTGTATTTTGGGCAATGTGGGGGGGTAGGGTTTTtgagtttggttttttttcagcTGAGCAATGGATGAATATATAAGAGAGAAAGGAATTTGTCGTGTTTAAGAGGGGTGTAGTAAAGTTCAgatttgaaggattttaaagACTATAGAATCAGAGTGTAGTTAATTTAGGATTTTTAAAAAGGAAAGGATTTTGAAATTATGAGGTACTGAAAGTAGAAtttaagggggcgtttgtttgcccttaTTAAGTGGGATTAgattggactggactagctgttagtccaatactgtgtttgttccatgctgggactaacattaatgagactaaagggaactagcatggacaaaacccttcactaagtggtcttagcgagaccccccaataaccatgggagtagctaagactatcctctctcgtcctcgtcatgctcaacaaccactctcgatagactcctcgtcatctctggtcacctagatcataataaaatattaataatttatatattaaataatataatattagaatttgttattatccagcttcttagtctaacactgcaccaaacgcttcactaagttagtccagcttagtctagtctaagccagtccaacttagtccttgaagctagtccaatCCGAGATAGTCCAGCGCAACAAATGCCCCctaatagaattaaaaaaaaaatgtattgagCTCAGATATAGTCAATTAAGATTTTTAAAAAGTCTATACAAATCTATATGTATTCAAAATGTCATTAATCTTGAAGAatttcattaagggtttgtttgaaagtagtacttttaaaatgactaaaagtgattttggtgaaattgattttgGGTTATCGGaagcattttaagtgttttttagaAGAAACATCAGATATGTGATTCTTATAAGATGTACCTAAAAAGATTTTTTGGAATTCACTTGAATTTTTACCAAAGATTGGTTTAAACAATATCTTTACCAAAAACGTTTCAAGCCATTTTAAAAAAGCTTGCAAATGAAGATTTTgtagaatttaaaaataaattttatgcaTTACGAATTTCATCTCCACCACTAGAATTTCTTTTCAAGTTCCTCTGCCGCTCTCTATCACCACTAACATGTTATCTGGAAAATACACCTTACCCCTTCTCCAGACCCAATGGGACTAGTACGAAATCTCTCTGATATTCTCTCGCtgcgtgtgtgtatatgtatatacttgTATCTAAAACCAAAGATTCTCTTTGTATCTCAAAACCCGTGTCAAAGAAGAACACACTTTGCTCTACTGGCTTCTTCTTCACCAACTCTACCTTCGGATGTGACATGTTCCCAGATTCTGACCCGAATATCCCCGGAAACCGTAGGCAGTTGCAGACTTGTCTCGAAGGAATGGAGCAACGCCAAGAAGTTACATTGCTAAGCCACTGTTCTTCCTTGTAAAATTACATGCTAAGCCGTtgttcttccttctctctctcaagCTAATTTTACTGCTGATGGAATCCAATCCTTGACAAACAACCTTTGTTACAcacaaggtctaaaatatcgatattatcccgatattttcattgaaatttatgtgtttttggactactgatatttctgatatcatcgatattttaaaccttgataggaactctatgtggtactaagtcactcatgtatcttaccatgcaatgtataaagtgtaaaatattatactaattcattatatataaatgattatggtgtatttaaacttttttcattaattactacatattttctacaatCATAATGTTTgctagctcgctatataatcaacttaaatcagttaaatccattatgcaatgcatttccttccaattttttgtgataaactattagataattgactaaattaacatcctgcaaagtttcaataaaaatttcttagtttttcttacaatttccgtgatttttattcaatttttatggatatcgataatatcccgatatttctatcgaaattttcatgtttttgaaccatcgatatttccaatatcattgatattttaaaCCTTAGTTACACATATGCAAGGAATCCATAGAGATCTACATTAGAAACGAATATAAATTTgttaaaattcatataaaattatCAAGTTTATAAATATTATCGAGAATCTTTCACTCGGAAAAGTCAATACattaaaatcttctaaaatTCAAATTAACCGCGCCCCTTTAACAAATCCAAGGCCATGTGTGTATGTTTTGCTGATTTGGTAACTGTGAAAGATTTGTACAAGATTCTCTGTGTGTTACTTTATGGAAAAAATtagtataaaaacaaaaaactattgTCAATTATTGCCTTCCCTTACTGATAGGTCTCTCTCCTACCGGTAGACTGatgaaaatatatacaaataacATTTTCAACTAATCActtaatcaaatatttaattAGTATATTCACTTTGTCCGGTGATATTAATTATTGAGAAACATTTATAGTATAATAAGTAACATCAtttatactaatttttttttaacaaatgataagaTAATTTATACAAAATCTTTCTAAACTACGAAGACGGGAATTCAAATGTAGATCCTCAAATTCAAGCCGAATCCTTTTAACCAATTAAACTAAATCTCTTGACATTATAAGTGCTTTATTGGAAAATGCACTTTTAAGAAGCTTATTTGCGAAAAATCcccatttaaaataataaatttgaatttagTATTACTAGATTAGTTGGAGTAATATACATAAAATCTTAACTATGGTTCGGTTTAGATGAATTGTGTGCACCCTTAGAAATGTAATAGTTTGTGTAATGTGTTGATTATTCGCTTAATAATACTTTACTACTCAAAAGATGAGTAGGGATTCCTcctcaaaattgtcattgccgATTTacagaattttatttttatgatccGAACCATTCTTattataaattagtattatTAAAAATAGATGCACATAAATACATaattggtaaaagcattacaAGTCATCTATGTATTTATTACAATAGATTGAGTAAACGgctttagttttaattcaaattttgTAGAGATGATTTTTACAGAGTAATTTTCAATGTCAACTGTTCTTATCATAAGTACAAAGTTTTATAATTCGAACACTAAATTTTTTGAATAGAATATCTTACTCATTCTTGAGTAGCCAACATTATTCTTATTCGTTATATGTATGTTTTAATTTAGTTACAACAAGTAGGtgttttatataattttgtGGCAGGTGTAGGGAACTGATGGACGTGGAGACTGATACCTGTCTACTACTTGTCTGCGGTCTCTTATGCAACAAGATATTGGCACAATCATAACAACATCACGTAAAACCTGCTTTGTATGGCTGGATGTCAAGATAAAAAACTGGCCTTTTGGGGACGTTTTGCTTTTGGAGTAGGGTCTATAATTAAAAGGCAATTTTTAGTATTATTTATCTCACTTTCTTATAATTTTAGGACGGGAAATGTtattctcaaatttatttttatttttcacatattttttttaatttttgattgtTGAATTACATAATTCGAAGAAGATCatgataaaaaattacaaagtgtgcaaaataaaataagtgTATAAATAACACTTTCTTTTAGAATATCCATCATCCACTGCCACTATCCCACTCCCACATCACacatagaaaaacaaaagacaaaaacCATGTGAAATAGTTAGAGGATTGTAATCGAAGATAGATTAGTCTGGttttattttaaggaaaactaatgaaaagagcttgaaaactttgagttttaatgataaggacaaaataaagggtaaagtgaatagtaccagatttgactttttagtgtaaaaatgtggtttttcgttaaagtgaacagtaccgtgggcttttcgttaaaacttcctttattttaattttatatgttaTAATATGAGTGCATTATTTGTTGATTAATTATAACACATGTTATGCACATATTCTTTGTTCAATATATAATTAGTGTTTTCGTAGAGCGTAGGGAAGCTGGTGAACGAGAAAGGGTAGGGGAAGAAAGGAGAAGAGTACGACAGGAGAAGAAATGTGAAACTTTAACGTTTGCTAAGTCTTAAGGTTTTtcctttgtcttttttttttgtcttctcaatgttatttggttttttagttctttttaattgaataaaaattcATATAGTTTTAAATGATATGATTGTCCACCTAAAATGTCACTTAAGATAGTTTGACATTATAGTACGAATATAAGGTAAAAGTAACGTTTTCCTATTTTAAAACTGAGATTTAAGTACTATTAAATTAAATGTAGTCTAAACATTAATTTAGGAGGAGGCGAATCAGTAGGAAGAATTGTGCCTATCACTGTATCacatataattgactctttttACCAGATGCTGACTATTTGATCAGACACATTGCCTATTGTCTAAGCCCCATGTTCGATGGATCGGATTGAAAATACATGTTTTCaatttccataaaaaaaaatttcggaaaTGCATATCAGTTTTAATTTCGGTATTTCATACATTCATACCGAATTCGGTATTATCATAATCgaattattttgaaattttaaaattattggAGTTGTATGTGTTGACTGATATACACATAAGCAACATACCACATTAgcaaggttgttatccacatcAGCTAATCTGTCAGTTAGACAGTTAGGGTTGTAGGAAGCTATAAGGTGGTTATTAGTTTGTTAGAAACTTACCAAGAAAGAAAAGAGCATGTATAAATAGAGAGCCTCTCTctcagacttgtatcgaattcaTTCTGCAATATAAAAATCCttattcattctctctctcgctctttgtctctctctctctctctctctctctctacttctttACAACTTGATATTACTttgctcttcttcttcgattCATAGTGTAGTGTTAAAATGTGTACTTCATGCATTTCAAGTAAAATGTGTAGGCAACCTTTTCCTGTAAAACAAAGTAGTGCTACTTTTATGTTTGAAATAGTACATTCAGATGTATGGGGCCTTCTCCAAAAGTATCAATTGAAGGATATAGATATTACATCAGTTTTATTCATGAGTATTTAAGGTTCTTGTGGATATTTCCCTTAGTCAATAAATCTGAAGCAGTTTCTGCATTTATaaagtttcatgcttttgtATCCAATCAATTCAACACTGATATTAAATGTTTGCAAACTGATGGAGGAGGAGAGTATATGAATAA
This genomic window contains:
- the LOC126623322 gene encoding alcohol acyltransferase 9-like; protein product: MGSSVRVKEAVVVTPSAPTPPCILNLSAVDSQLFLRFTIEYLLVYTPCPELNQASTASRVKAALAQALVPYYPLAGRVRPKPDGFSLEVVCRAQGAVFIEAVSDNVAVSNFERAPRYVTEWRKLLSLQVADVFKGAPPLVVQLTWLKDGAAALGVGFNHCVCDGIGSAEFLNSFAGLAAGKRGFTSEFKPKPVWDRHLLDPQPVNRALNPCHHRIIKAASHPEFSKVPDVSGFVTRFANERLAPTSITFHKKHLIELKKLAVSTSRPSTSLSAYTSFEVLSAHVWRSWARALNLPPNQTLKILFSVNVRDRVRPSLPGGYYGNAFVLGCAQCSARELEEKGLWHAAELVKRAKERVEEEHVRRVVELVSGEGRACPDSVGVLIVSQWSRLGLERVDFGMGKPVHVGPVCSDRYCLFLPAGRSGDGDDEQGESVKVMVAVPTSAVDNYEMLVKSPYL